The Anomaloglossus baeobatrachus isolate aAnoBae1 chromosome 7, aAnoBae1.hap1, whole genome shotgun sequence sequence attaatcaccccgtggattaataccccccaaaccttgcagaaccccgtgcctgcaatttaccggaacccggagacaccataccaagacagtgcctctcagtccagccaccaatcccttacaaccgcctctggaccagacctacccccgctgctgcgacagaacatacgactcttaggctactttcacacatcagttttttgccatcaggttcaatccggaaaaaaacgggtaaaacggatccggtaccgcatccggtttttccccatagacttgcattgttgccggattgtaccggatggctttgcgttgcatccgtttttttccggatgcggcaaaataattgaatgcggcggccggatagaacgtatcatgtaacgttttttgtccccttaaaaaaaccgcattctgccggatccggcgcaatacggcattgtatacaatgggtgtctatgcatgccggatccggcgcaatgcggtttaaaccggatgcggtgaccgcatccggtttggtaaacagagcatgcgcaaattttttttttcatcatcacaaaacttataaaaggatccagcacattctacacacttcctgccggatcctgacttcaacttctgctgtcctccagtccagtgctccagggaagaggtaatgtccacagtactgtccacagatcactgctgtgagctgcgtacatgtacttagacatttttttttctttttttgcaggtgcagtgttgccgttaacgtttggcccatcaagttgttGTGCGTGGTCTATTGAGTACAAGTGCGGATTTGGAgaagagagtgttcctgaggtaatgtccacagtactgtccacagatcactgctgtgagctgcgtacatgtacttagacatttttttttctttttttgcaggtgcagtgttgccgttaacgtttggcccatcaagttgttGTGCGTGGTCTATTGAGTACAAGTGCGGATTTGGAgaagagagtgttcctgaggtaatgtccacagtactgtccacagatcactgctgtgagctgcgtacatgtacttagacatttttttttctttttttgcaggtgcagtgttgccgttaacgtttggcccatcaagttgttGTGCGTGGTCTATTGAGTACAAGTGCGGATTTGGAgaagagagtgttcctgaggtaatgtccacagtactgtccacagatcactgctgtgagctgcgtacatgtacttagacatttttttttctttttttgcaggtgcagtgttgccgttaacgtttggcccatcaagttgttGTGCGTGGTCTATTGAGTACAAGTGCGGATTTGGAgaagagagtgttcctgaggtaatgtccacagtactgtccacagatcactgctgtgagctgcgtacatgtacttagacatttttttttctttttttgcaggtgcagtgttgccgttaacgtttggcccatcaagttgttgtgcgtggcctgtaataaaaaaaatatgtcgtcttctggtagcccgtccttcggttcacaaactgaggtattttattttttttggtgttatatttttaaaaaaaaaaaaaaaaattttttaaataaacgacatttacacaggtggccgaaacatcacaggagatgctgccagaagacgacggaaggggtggagaaatacacggagcgggcggtcatagtgtaagtttcatacaggaattgtttaccacagcacaccaaacacataagtaaataatgttttttttttttcttcactaaaggcttcaacttctagggctcacgatagagctcccccaagaccgtcccagggtcgtcgtcgaggtggcggtggtcatagtgtaagttattttttttttttttttttttttttttttggtcatgtcagtgtgaatttttgtctatttttttttttaatttcttttttctttctttgaacaggcatcacagcgtgctcccgattctgacggtgaggaggccggatttatcaacatcgacctcctcatcgatgaagttagagaaagggagccgctgtggaacatggctgaccgccgccacgctgattcgatcgtaacccgtcgactctgggacgaggtatgccacgcagcggtagaaggttggggggagctcaattctcgtggccagaagaaacagcgtaagtattcacagttcagtaggttatgctgcatgatgtaatgtgttgtatactaaccactttctgctttccactttcaggtgacaaacttcagaagcggtggcggtctatcagggatcgcttcaaaaaggagttgaatcaagagatgcaggccccgagtggatccggaggacgcagatcgaagtaccgttactttcgagcgttgtcgttcctccggacaactatggtgtgcagaaggtaaatattccccacaatatgtacaaagtataatattttatgtctgattttttttgcctttttttttttagtcagtgccaatgtatagcaattaaattaattattgttttgtttttcctctttttaacagcaccgtctgcagcactcaggagcctgcatcgaacccgacaggagcgatccctgaacagtccgccactggggaacacaggcacagaccccacccatctgaaccttcccttccatctacatctgtcccatccacctgcgctggagcttcccgtgagacttcattacctgaagctgctggtgatgagatagcttttcccctaccccacccctctgacactgctgccctcagtagaacacctttgggttctgggcgtcagcgtcataggggtcaggaaaagagctatgcgcccgagttcttgcatctaaatgcagccttccagaacgccattcaattattagccgaacaaaatcgttcatcttttagcttaataaatgccaatatggaaaaaaatacgcacgaattgtgcacgcgtctggacaggctgcatttagatgcaagtaaatcacccaatcattgtttttttcaagccgtactagagcgcatggaaaagctatctcttgaccatcagatgcatgtaatgcaagccacacggcaggctctggcgcaggttgactcccaaccacctccacccacccctccaagaccacctgccccccctccagccattgtccctactccccctactgcccagtaccagcctgctgcccagtaccagcctgcagcccagtaccagcctgcagcccagtaccagcctgcagcccagtaccagcctgcggcccagtaccagctcccaaccacatctgcccctacacttcctacccactaccacatctcgccttccacacccatcatgaccacaactcaagccactaattcaccagccacctcttctgtctcccaatccctccactccacccctcaatccttaccaaatcccatcccatctcctggtttccctcttggtttctcaagcacaccttcaccttctgttacttccccaccaccaccaccaacaccactttccaccctcaatactccaactgtgcgtgtgttcccacctgtcagcccctccagtactatctccaccccaagcccaagatataccaatttataatttatgtttgtaataaaaataaaagttttttgttgaaaagtatttatttgttcttgttttttttgggggggaatattattttgcaagttaagtaaataaaaaggtaatgcaaaaacataacatgttgtaatttgacggtgtaaaaattacaaatttttaaagcgagtgaaagcttaaaattaacaaggttaacaagatattttttaatttatttttaactatttttatttgttataaaactaaacaaaaatcttacaccatttgatcttgccaatctactctaccttctggggacacaaaatagtcagcatatttgtcacggattgttgaacaggcaacactactcctaaatccaggactggtgtagtcagacaaagcggtggattccaaactctggtcatccaaggacaaaggttcctttgttaaaacaaaattgtgcagtaccacacatgctttcacaatttcatccacagtttcaatgtttaaattaatggctgttaacaacactcgccatttgctggttagtatcccaaaggagcattccaccattcttctggctctggataatctgtaattatatattttttgtgtttgcgtcaatccacggcttgcatatggcttcaatagatgttgggagagttgaaaggcttcgtcggccacaaaaacaaagggcattgggggctcacatgtgccaggaagaggtcttgcaggagggaaatcaaaagtattcccatagattcgccgccccattggggacattttaaagacctgagagtcattggatctcccatatgcgccaatgtccactgagatgaatttgtagtccgcatccgttattgccattaggacaattgagaaatattttttataattgtagtattctgaccccgaagcagctggtttcacaattcttatatgtttgccgtccactgagccaaggcaatttggaaactgacaaatgttatagtattgttcagcaattgcaagccatctgtccctggtgggctgggggatgaaatcatcatggaggcaatcccacaaggcttggcaagtgtctctaatgattcccgagatggtggaaattcctagtcgaaactggtagtggagggatgaaagcgactctccagttgcaaggaatctgtaaaggaaagacaataattataaaaaaataatagcaaacacattacagttaaaagtcaatttacaggaggatacaatttaaaaaaaaaaaacttacctaagcgtaaccagcaaacgctcctcgggtgttatagagaaccggctgtaggtgtccgttttacggatgttgtccgcaacaaggccaaggaggacgtcaaaattaatcactgacatccggacatagcttgtgaatttttcatggtttccacggagctccaggtatagggttgaaaacaccccacgtgtcagtctctgtgcagtcaggggatggatccaaaagcgtcgatgtcgctgacgcctcagtcgctgtcgctccttttctctgacgatgatagccaagcgatttgcctcaaatataaaatctgcagcgatctttgtgtaatttgcaagaatagcatccatggtttctgcttgcctctgtcttcattctgtcatatatgcttcaaaatactgtatatatactatatgttcccaatagccaatcagaatacggaactcgttaattgtttgtttagtgtttaaaaaacggatccgtcaaaaaacggacataacggatgcaaaacggatgcaaaccggacctaccggatccgttttttaacggatccgtcctaaacggatccgcttaaaaacggatccggtaggtccggtttgctccggtttgcacaacaaaaacggaaacgttggatacggcaaaaaaaaggactgtgcctgaatacagaaaactgatgtgtgaaagtagccttaacctgtattccccttttttttttttttttttttgctttaaaaccgcatcattccattttctcattttgttttcttctttttttttttttttttttttataaacaaacatagccaaaacgaactcgcaaaacacaagggcgggtgggcgggaatcctttactgtccggagtcacaaggaaggtaagacccctcccctatagtttatatactagccccctccccaccctacagtgaccctattccaccaatcccctataagggcccataatgccctttaattcactttattaacccctcactccctcccttccctctggtcatgtcgcccctcccccctatggggtccatggctttcttgaccactgaggaaggattctccggtcgtgatggttagtatacccacttaacctaataaataacacaccgactgcatgtgacttggttaaacaaattggccacagcagcctttattacctattattaacatactaacacaagggggcgccgtccaacgggcgaccccaaacaaataataggtaacacataaataataactgtacatgtaaccccatgtaggcccggtccagaaaccacttcctccaccaatatccctggccgcaacactccgacccagagatgaggtattaatcaccccgtggattaataccccccaaaccttgcagaaccccgtgcctgcaatttaccggaacccggagacaccataccaagacagtgcctctcagtccagccaccaatcccttacaaccgcctctggaccagacctacccccgccacaggacaggacacgtgacaccttacgtggcctggacccgccacacacccaaggcttgctccaccatcacgcaaacccaaggcccatagatcagaaccaatctcagtaaggtgaaccccatcaccccttcgaaactgccactttggcgactccagatccgcacgtcacactacactaccgccgtttctccgcacgaaacgcgcaaccaccctgttcacatgatcctgggcgcgattcagcttctcaactgaccgtgcccccctccacaccaatgtggccacaatccgaccataccactatcaaacccggatacctggtccataaacgcaatagatccatcttgatgtcccagatcaaatcacgtgatgcccgcaCTCCCAAGTCActtccccccccacgtgcaaaaaccaacacgttcggaggtctatccaccctgcaatagtattcaaactccgTCACGCCCCGCTCCATTCCAagccccgcacaccgaaccacttgaccaacgcaagcgatctgtccacccaactgccgaccattcaggcgagcatcggcccgacgagcccccccagaacacgaaggagagccccagaatccatatcaggcagattcctacaaccaccAAAACTTTTACCAAAACaaaccccaccaacaccaattttTTAGCATGAAACCCGGACAAAGTcacaaccaactactccataaagccctcactgggacaacaactgtgggcgcacataaccccgaaaaacgataagactcccaccaaccgattcgtcccaccatgtcatcacccaggccacaacgcgaagcctccgcagccgccccgatcctgaaggaatgaggcccataatctcccgagcattcccccgcccagcgcaaacaactcctcagtacggccacaaactggtaacgagacaaaccaagacccatccacgtgccataacagcaggcccggaggaccgcccccaagccgcaaaacttcctcaccaaCTGCCCCGGGCACCACGCATCCATCaccaccaacctgcctcgacccatcaggtctgtttttggaccgcctaagctgacactctactctccgtcccaccaatgccacaacctcggacatcagaccaccccccctgaacctggaagggcttACCAACGCCcccaaaaaggctaacacaaaagccgtttcaaaagcaccctctcataaactgagacacaaatttcccgcaaaccgtccaccaattgccgtaacaaaaccaaagaaatgggccacctagtgtcccgctccttcgccctttttccgaaaaaacccttcaaggcctgccgccccaaaattccgcggcacgccccactcacccctgaccttcaaccaaaaaaggccacagccgccaccctaagtaacactgctgatgctgacttcccagccctgaaatcctcgctcactagtgccagtagcgccaacaagtaatttgctcgcccgtcaccaaacataactcccagcatctcctgccactcaccgaattcctaatgaacccgcaatcaatgcctcaccaggctccacaagtcctctggacactgctccgatctcgtctgccccctggcatgaactcccacaacctgtggactgaaaatgagataaagcgtccgccaccccgttatcaacccccaccacgtgtttcgcaaccacatgaacgttccacagtaaacacttgagcaccaaatgccgcagataagccactaccggtccggactctgctgacaagctgttcatcgcatgcaccaccgcctgattatcgcagtgatcgcacacttacatcccgaaaattgcgaccccccacaattccaccgtcaccacgatcgaaaataaccacagcaaggccagattcctaaccagaccaacctgccgccattcctcaggccacctcccaacgtaccaatgtccctgaaaaagtggtgacgaaacctgccgacccggccgcgtccctgtacagttctagcacaccattgggcaccaccttcttcaaccacaaggctcggccgttaaaacattgcaagaaaaacatcccaaaccagaaaatcctccttgatctcccgcgtgacccgcacaaaatgcatcggggaccgtacgcctaccctatctgccgccaaaatcttggcgaacacccgccccatcggcataatcctgcacgcaaagttcaaacttcccgagcaaagactgcaccacctacagccgccctttccgtgctgccagcattgctgctaccacacaccacaaggccaccatcttcccctccggcagcctgcattccatagccaaagagtcaatctcagtccccaaagaaaacaaaaaattaccgcataaccgtcgccggcccctccgacttatcctgtgctaaagggaacccaaagctatccgcccctctctgtaaggcgaacaacgagccagcgcaaaccatggatcccgccggaccgacaccaagaaaatcatctagatagaggataatggaggacacccagacacgtcccgcaccacccactcagcaaaggaactaaacgcctcaaaatacaaaccagaaattgaaacagcccttaggcaaacaatgatcaacataaactcatcaccccaccagcaacccaggaggtgctggctctccggatgcaccggcagcaaacgaaacgccgattctacatccacctttgccatcaatgcaccgcatcccgccgcccgcaccaagtccagcgctttgtcaaacgagacgtagtacactgccgacaattctagcgcgatgccatcattccctgacgacccccccggaaatgaaagatgctggatgagccgaaatttatccggctccttctttggcaccacccccaaccgggacaccaccagattactgcacggcgggctctcaaatggacccccccatcctgcccaactcaacctctgtccccaacttcccacccacaaccatagggtggttccttgccgaccgtaaagtacgacaaaccggaggccatGCCTCGACCGCCGACGAAATCAGAAAACCGtataaaaaccaaaccgcaaaattgacgccgctgccccgcccggatacctatttaaaagatgGCGCCATTGCCCCCTATTTTCACtgccgtcctcccttttaccaaaaaacccgtcccccctcagccggagcactcatgctcgaacctgcatgctgccccaaatttgcaccggccgtcgccaacttgccagcacaatccttttttctgggtacccgagggcctggctcccgttccccccggcgccgccatgaaaaggggaggggggggggaaggggtaggctcggggccgccattcaaCGCATCCCTAAGGAAATGTCCTCACGGTCCCACcgaatgccgggccgcaacgccttccgccgcctaaactgcacaacataccgcagccatggcaagcccctgtccgtgcgatacgcctcccccattgcatcccgatagtcaaacagagccgagcaatgctccggctccttttccccttcacatactcccccttcccaatcttgtccctcacctccctctggaggtgagcccctaacggtccctcaaagcacacgtaaactgaACCCTATCCGCCAAACGCACCACCACATCCCCATTTTCCTGTTCTACCGCTGTTtaacccgcgggctccactactccaccaaccgcacccgtcccaaccggcgccgcctcgctgctgaccgacgctgcgccctccaccgtcgacccgtccaggccgctgctgccgccggcgcgcgcgttaaccctgcaacaagcccagcaactgactaagcaatgctgaccccccttggcgctgccgtgcccgcagccacctccccaaaactagcaccccgcgccgcaagcaatgccgaatccacggctagctcacccgaccgtggcgcagaaatggaaattggaaccgcgacgtcctccgccatctgctcatcagattcgtccccccgacctgagggctccctcttcttcctcgctgtagtcgtcctccaccattccagctccaggggacgcagccgatgcctcccctccaccacggccgccctcccgggccgccgcgtgggcactggcggtgggcatccgtctcttcctgtgcggcgacagcccgcgagaccgtcctgtcccccgggccgccgctgaccgaatcctcttcttggaggagcctctccctgagctcagggggctccccaccgtcgcctccagccctccaggggccccaaccgtggcatcccgccgggtcctccccgggagggggagaccgctgctgccgggcgcagtactgatgacctgagggacctggcaggaaccgcagggctcctgccgtcccccctgctccccgcagcctcacgggtatccgggtgccgcctgcacacaccggtccccccgctggctgcctgcgcccagccccccccgccacccacggggggtactgctggcctccttcaattgcagggcccgctcccatttggaagctgccgcagggccgtgtCCCTCCGCAGGGTGCCTgtcaccaggagcaggcccccCAGGCTGGGCACGCCCCTTCTCAAACCTCCGATCATCGCTGGGCACGCcccccggtcccgggctgccgctggcctggtaattgagcccgaggcctgggaccggaagtaggccccaggccgggcccgcctccgtccaggccgccgctggcctcagatcgtcgccgggctcgctcccggccaggagacgccgctgggctcctcactccagcccgaggcccgacatcaggagaaggccccgggctggccacgccccctttgcggccgccgcggcctcgccggagattcctccctgcggccggggcagacgctggaagcagccgctgcccgccccgccgcggagggtcccgaggggggctctcactgggcctccttgccccccctgcggccggagaatacctgatgatggggggggggggcctggaacgccgcccgcggccgagggggagacaaggggcaggtgccgacggggaaacccaggcagccctgaagtgggactgcactgcctgggccccgtgcaccgccatcgctgatcggatcgtcctgtcccgttcctggaggtccgccatgccgttGGACAGGTCtgaatcctttactgtccggagtcacaaggaaggtaagacccctcccctatagtttatatactagccccctccccaccctacagtgaccctattccaccaatcccctataagggcccataatgccctttaattcactttattaacccctcactccctcccttccctctggtcatgtcgcccctcccccctatggggtccatggctttcttagtTATAAAGCAGAGAAGGGCAGCGggatggctcagtggttgg is a genomic window containing:
- the LOC142246663 gene encoding uncharacterized protein LOC142246663; translated protein: MADRRHADSIVTRRLWDEVCHAAVEGWGELNSRGQKKQRDKLQKRWRSIRDRFKKELNQEMQAPSGSGGRRSKYRYFRALSFLRTTMVCRSTVCSTQEPASNPTGAIPEQSATGEHRHRPHPSEPSLPSTSVPSTCAGASRETSLPEAAGDEIAFPLPHPSDTAALSRTPLGSGRQRHRGQEKSYAPEFLHLNAAFQNAIQLLAEQNRSSFSLINANMEKNTHELCTRLDRLHLDASKSPNHCFFQAVLERMEKLSLDHQMHVMQATRQALAQVDSQPPPPTPPRPPAPPPAIVPTPPTAQYQPAAQYQPAAQYQPAAQYQPAAQYQPAAQYQLPTTSAPTLPTHYHISPSTPIMTTTQATNSPATSSVSQSLHSTPQSLPNPIPSPGFPLGFSSTPSPSVTSPPPPPTPLSTLNTPTVRVFPPVSPSSTISTPSPRYTNL